The Hippocampus zosterae strain Florida chromosome 10, ASM2543408v3, whole genome shotgun sequence genome contains the following window.
CTGCTGCTGCGCACGCTGCCGACGCCCTTGGCGGCCACCAGGTAGGAATCCGTGTTAAGCGCGTTCTCCTTGGACCGCCGCCTGTGGAAGCTGAGCAGCAGGACGCAGCCGGTGGCCAGCAAGACGGCGCAGGTGGCCCAGCCCACGAAGAGCGACGCCCCCAGCTCTCGTTTGCGCGAGTCCACCACCACCGGGTTGTAGAAGTTGCGGATGACGGTGTGCGCCACCCAGCACACGGGCACCAGCGTGAGCAGGCAGGCCAGCAGGAACAAGCAACCGGCAAAGGCCGTCGCGATGTTCTTGGCCCTGAGGTTGTCCTGGCAGCAGGTGCTCCTGGGCATGGAGAAGCCGGCCACGAACAgggccatcaccaccaccacgatGGAGACCACCATCAGCCCCCGCGCGGCCTGCAGCTCGGGCGACAGGATGAGCAGCGAGTCGTACACTTTGCACTGCATCTTGATGTCCGCCTGGTTGTAGCAGTTCATCCAGAGGCCCTCCCACAGCACCTCCATCACGATGAGGTTGGCGCCGATGAACGCCGACACCCGCCACATGGGCAAGGCCGTGGCCGCCACCGCGCCGAACAAACCCAGGAAGCCCAAGGCCATGGCCACGATCTCCAGTTTGGCCTTCATGGTGCAGCCTCGCCTCGTGCGTGTCCTCGAATGGAGCGCAGCCTCGAGTGGCGAGTTTCACTTTGGTGGATAATATCGCCACGCTCGCAATGTCATCCGTCTGGTTTCGAGTATGCGGCTCGCACGGAAATGTGCACCTGCCTCTTGTGTTATTGTAGCAAGCCGACTTGCTTCAAGGTTGCTCATCTtcctaattacattttttttttttttttgttcaccaagttccacccagaaaaaaaaaataatactgaaCTCCCCAGGTGCTGGCGTCATGGCCGACATTAAAATAGCCTGCAGTCGTGTTTACCAAAACTCAGACAAGGAAgattgaatattcattcattcatcctccgagccgcttgatcctcattagggtcgcggggggtgctggagcctatcccagctgtcttcgggcagtaggcaggggacaccctgaatcggttgccagccaatcgcagggcacacagaaacgaacaaccattcgcactcacactcacacctagggacaatttttagagtgttcaatcagcctgccacgcatgtttttggaatgtgggaggaaaccggagcacccggagaaaacccacgcaggccaggggagaacatgcaaactc
Protein-coding sequences here:
- the LOC127609002 gene encoding claudin-3-like; translated protein: MKAKLEIVAMALGFLGLFGAVAATALPMWRVSAFIGANLIVMEVLWEGLWMNCYNQADIKMQCKVYDSLLILSPELQAARGLMVVSIVVVVMALFVAGFSMPRSTCCQDNLRAKNIATAFAGCLFLLACLLTLVPVCWVAHTVIRNFYNPVVVDSRKRELGASLFVGWATCAVLLATGCVLLLSFHRRRSKENALNTDSYLVAAKGVGSVRSSRAPSSFHKYQEYV